Proteins encoded within one genomic window of Girardinichthys multiradiatus isolate DD_20200921_A chromosome 21, DD_fGirMul_XY1, whole genome shotgun sequence:
- the pdia4 gene encoding protein disulfide-isomerase A4 codes for MRKVALLLIVLLGVAHFATVCRCEDDAAENKGEAADEDSDEEEEDDEDDTEVKEENGVLVLTNSNFDTFIEGKDTVLVEFYAPWCGHCKQFAPEYEKIAQTLKENDPPIPVAKVDATKANRVASRFDVSGYPTIKILKNGEPVDYDGERTEKAIVARVLEVSQPDWKPPPEATLVLTKDNFDETVDNADIILVEFYAPWCGHCKRLAPEYENAAQELSQRSPPIPLAKVDATVETELASRFGVTGYPTLKIFRKGKAFEYNGPREKYGIVDFMSEQAGPPSKQVQAAKQVQELLKDGDDAVIVGIFSSEQDAAYEIYIEACNALREDFVFRHSFSSEVAKLLKVSPGQIVIVQPEKFHSKYEPVSNKLSVKESTSMSEVQDFFRKHSVPLVGHRKPSNDAKRYAKRPLVVVYYGVDFSFDYRIATQFWRSKVLDVAKDFPEYTFAIADEEDYAEELKSLGLSESGEEVNVGILADGGKKFVMEPEEFDSEVLKEFVIAFKKGKLQPIIKSQPVPKNNKGPVKVVVGKTFNEIVMDDQKDVLIEFYAPWCGHCKKLEPDYLALGKKYKSEKNLVIAKMDTTANDVPNDRYNVEGFPTIYFAPSNGKQSPVKFDGGDRTVEGLSKFVEEHATKLQKRDEL; via the exons ATGAGGAAGGTTGCTCTGCTGCTAATTGTGCTCCTCGGCGTTGCACACTTTGCGACTGTCTGCAGATGTGAAGATG ATGCAGCAGAAAACAAAGGGGAGGCAGCTGATGAGGACagtgatgaggaggaggaggacgacgAGGATGACACGGAGGTGAAGGAAGAGAACGGAGTCCTGGTTCTCACCAACAGCAACTTTGACACCTTCATCGAGGGGAAAGACACGGTTCTGGTTGAGTTTTATGCACCATG GTGTGGCCACTGCAAGCAGTTTGCACCAGAGTATGAGAAAATCGCTCAGACCCTGAAGGAGAACGACCCACCGATTCCTGTGGCCAAAGTGGATGCCACAAAAGCCAATAGGGTAGCGAGCAGGTTCGACGTGTCGGGGTATCCCACCATTAAGATCCTGAAGAATGGAGAGCCTGTCGACTACGATGGAGAGAGAACTGAAAAGG CCATTGTAGCGCGGGTGTTGGAGGTGTCTCAGCCGGACTGGAAGCCGCCTCCTGAGGCCACACTGGTGCTGACAAAGGACAACTTTGATGAAACGGTTGATAATGCAGACATCATCCTGGTGGAGTTCTACGCTCCATG GTGTGGACACTGTAAGCGTCTTGCTCCGGAGTATGAGAATGCTGCGCAGGAGCTGAGCCAGCGCTCCCCTCCTATTCCTCTGGCCAAGGTAGATGCCACAGTTGAGACGGAGCTCGCCTCACGCTTTGGGGTCACTGGTTACCCCACGCTGAAGATCTTCAGGAAGGGCAAAGCGTTTGAATACAATGGTCCCAGGGAGAAGTACG GGATCGTTGACTTCATGAGTGAGCAGGCAGGACCCCCCTCTAAGCAGGTCCAGGCAGCAAAGCAAGTACAGGAGCTCCTGAAAGATGGTGATGATGCCGTCATAGTCGGCATATTCTCCAGCGAGCAGGATGCCGCCTACGAGATCTACATTGAAGCTT GTAATGCTCTGAGGGAGGACTTCGTCTTCCGTCACTCCTTCAGCTCAGAAGTGGCCAAACTGTTGAAAGTGTCTCCTGGTCAAATTGTCATTGTTCAGCCTGAAAAGTTCCACTCAAAGTATGAGCCGGTTTCCAACAAACTTTCAGTCAAG GAGTCTACATCGATGTCTGAAGTCCAGGATTTCTTCAGGAAGCATTCCGTTCCCCTGGTGGGACACAGGAAACCCAGCAATGATGCCAAACGCTACGCTAAGAGACCCCTGGTGGTTGTGTATTATGGAGTCGACTTCAGCTTTGACTACAGGATAG CCACGCAGTTCTGGAGGTCCAAGGTGCTCGATGTTGCCAAAGACTTCCCAGAGTACACGTTCGCCATCGCCGATGAGGAGGATTATGCCGAGGAGCTGAAGAGCCTGGGCTTAAGCGAGAGTGGAGAGGAAGTTAATGTTGGGATTTTGGCAGATGGAGGGAAGAAGTTTGTCATGGAGCCGGAGGAGTTTGACTCGGAGGTGCTGAAAGAATTTGTTATTGCTTTTAAGAAAG GAAAGCTCCAACCCATCATCAAGTCCCAACCAGTGCCAAAGAACAACAAGGGACCAGTTAAGGTTGTGGTGGGAAAGACCTTCAATGAAATAGTCATGGATGACCAAAAGGACGTCCTGATCGAGTTTTACGCCCCCTGGTGCGGTCACTGTAAAAAGCTGGAGCCCGATTATTTGGCACTTGGCAAAAAGTACAAATCTGAGAAGAACCTAGTGATCGCCAAGATGGACACTACGGCCAACGACGTGCCGAATGACCGCTACAATGTGGAAGGCTTCCCCACGATATACTTTGCCCCCAGTAACGGCAAGCAGAGCCCAGTTAAATTTGATGGTGGTGACAGAACAGTAGAGGGGCTCAGTAAGTTTGTGGAGGAGCACGCCACAAAGCTCCAGAAGAGAGAtgaactttga
- the si:ch211-217a12.1 gene encoding alanine aminotransferase 2-like: protein MSQQAVDGVPCRRKVLTVENMNPNVKRVEYAVRGPIVQRAVQIEKELREGVKKPFTEVIKANIGDAHAMGQRPITFFRQVLALCSYPELLEDNKFPEDAKKRARRILDACGGHSIGAYSASQGIECIRQDVARYIEKRDGGIPSNPDNIYLSTGASDAIVTILKLLVCGEGRDRTGVMISIPQYPLYSAALADLGAVQISYYLDEDNCWSLNLAELGRALNEAKQRCKPRVLCIINPGNPTGQVQSRQCIEDVIRFAKEEHLFLMADEVYQENVYAEGCKFHSFKKVLFEMGPEYSSTVEMASFHSTSKCYMGECGFRGGYMEVINMDPEVKAQLTKLVSVRLCPPIPGQALLDLVVNPPQPDEPSYTSFMKERTAVLAALAEKARLTEEIFNTVPGITCNPVQGAMYTFPRITLPQKAIDKAMADGVVPDMFYCMKLLEEEGICLVPGSGFGQRDGTFHFRMTILPPTEKLKVVLQKIRDFHSRFTSEFS from the exons GGAGTGAAGAAACCCTTCACAGAAGTCATCAAGGCCAACATAGGCGATGCCCATGCTATGGGCCAGAGACCAATCACATTTTTCAGACAG GTGTTGGCCCTTTGTTCCTACCCAGAACTTTTGGAAGACAACAAGTTTCCAGAGGATGCCAAGAAGAGAGCTCGGCGTATTCTCGATGCCTGTGGGGGTCACAGTATAG GGGCCTACAGTGCCAGCCAGGGAATCGAGTGCATTCGCCAGGATGTGGCACGTTACATTGAGAAGAGAGACGGCGGCATCCCCTCCAACCCCGACAACATCTACCTCTCCACTGGGGCCAGTGATGCTATTGTG ACCATTCTGAAGTTGCTGGTTTGCGGTGAGGGTCGAGACCGCACAGGGGTGATGATCTCCATCCCTCAGTACCCTCTTTACTCGGCCGCCCTGGCAGACCTGGGCGCTGTGCAGATCAGCTACTATCTGGACGAAGACAACTGCTGGAGTCTGAACTTGGCGGAGCTCGGGAGAGCCCTAAATGAAGCCAAGCAGCGCTGCAAGCCCCGTGTACTCTGCATCATCAACCCCGGGAACCCCACAG GTCAAGTTCAGAGCAGGCAATGTATTGAGGATGTGATCCGATTTGCTAAGGAGGAGCATCTCTTCCTCATGGCTGATGAG GTCTACCAGGAAAACGTGTATGCTGAAGGCTGCAAGTTTCATTCCTTTAAGAAGGTTCTGTTTGAGATGGGACCGGAGTATTCCAGCACCGTGGAGATGGCCTCCTTCCACTCCACCTCTAAGTGCTACATGGGAGA GTGTGGGTTCCGTGGAGGCTACATGGAGGTGATCAACATGGACCCGGAGGTGAAGGCGCAGCTCACCAAGCTGGTGTCGGTGCGTCTGTGCCCCCCCATCCCCGGACAGGCTCTCCTGGACCTGGTGGTGAACCCCCCGCAGCCCGATGAGCCATCCTACACTTCATTCATGAAA GAACGGACTGCTGTGCTGGCCGCATTAGCAGAAAAGGCCAGGCTCACAGAGGAGATCTTCAACACGGTACCTGGGATCACCTGTAACCCGGTCCAGGGCGCCATGTACACCTTCCCCCGCATCACTCTACCTCAGAAAGCCATTGACAAGGCCATG GCTGACGGCGTAGTTCCAGACATGTTCTACTGCAtgaagctgctggaggaggagggaaTCTGCTTGGTACCAGGAAGTGGGTTCGGTCAGAGAGATGGAACCTTCCACTTCAG GATGACCATCTTACCTCCTACTGAGAAGCTGAAGGTGGTGCTGCAGAAGATCCGAGACTTTCACTCGCGATTCACAAGCGAGTTTTCCTAA